A portion of the Lolium rigidum isolate FL_2022 chromosome 1, APGP_CSIRO_Lrig_0.1, whole genome shotgun sequence genome contains these proteins:
- the LOC124663763 gene encoding BTB/POZ and MATH domain-containing protein 1-like, with protein MSMSTVLSTLRRAGCQKLSASAIVPRRSTGSHLLRIPEFTKARNTAKHGETMRSGTFAVGGHDWRMCCYPKGNWMSEEDHVALSWEHAGQKWPPHIIQHVQFSILDQAMKPSYTRASEEDIHYARTWGAYADFISHEDLYKGKYLMDDCLTVLCDLTVVVTGTEDRIEVPSLPAPFDLQGQLTEAIWNRERPDVKIEVGGEALAAHRWVLEARSPVFKTDLSLASTATTGEDGATVELRVDDMDADEFKALLQFIYTDSTTLLDAPITAEKLLVAADKYELEKLKLMCEEELCRHIGMSSVASCLALAERHRCPVLREACMRFLSSAGNLAETIMAMQMDGFGQLKKDCSSALLELVVKRMVKLEK; from the coding sequence ATGTCGATGTCCACTGTCCTGTCCACCCTGCGCCGCGCCGGCTGCCAGAAGCTCTCCGCCTCAGCCATCGTCCCGAGGCGTTCAACCGGCTCCCACCTGCTCCGGATCCCTGAGTTCACCAAAGCCAGGAACACGGCGAAACACGGGGAGACGATGAGATCAGGCACGTTTGCAGTCGGCGGCCACGACTGGCGCATGTGTTGCTATCCAAAAGGCAACTGGATGTCGGAGGAGGACCACGTCGCCCTCTCCTGGGAACATGCTGGCCAGAAATGGCCCCCGCATATCATCCAACATGTCCAGTTCAGTATACTCGACCAGGCCATGAAGCCATCCTACACTCGAGCCAGCGAAGAAGACATCCACTATGCCCGCACCTGGGGTGCCTACGCCGACTTCATCAGCCACGAGGATCTCTACAAGGGCAAGTATCTCATGGACGACTGCCTCACCGTCCTGTGCGACCTCACCGTGGTCGTCACGGGAACAGAAGACCGCATAGAGGTTCCGTCGCTGCCGGCGCCGTTCGACCTGCAAGGGCAACTCACAGAAGCCATCTGGAACAGGGAACGGCCGGACGTGAAGATTGAGGTTGGCGGAGAGGCGCTCGCCGCGCACCGGTGGGTGCTCGAGGCCCGATCACCCGTATTCAAGACCGACCTCTCGCTCGCCTCCACGGCAACCACCGGCGAGGACGGCGCCACCGTCGAACTACGCGTCGACGACATGGACGCCGACGAGTTCAAGGCTCTGCTCCAGTTCATCTACACCGACTCGACTACCCTGCTGGACGCGCCTATAACCGCCGAGAAGCTGCTCGTCGCGGCGGACAAGTATGAGCTGGAGAAGCTGAAGCTCATGTGTGAGGAGGAATTGTGCCGGCACATCGGTATGAGCTCCGTGGCCTCATGTCTAGCATTGGCAGAGCGGCATCGTTGCCCCGTCCTCAGGGAGGCGTGCATGCGGTTCCTGTCCTCTGCTGGGAATCTGGCCGAAACGATCATGGCAATGCAAATGGATGGGTTTGGGCAGCTAAAGAAAGACTGCTCCTCTGCCTTGCTAGAGCTTGTCGTGAAGAGGATGGTAAAACT
- the LOC124684430 gene encoding BTB/POZ and MATH domain-containing protein 1-like, with product MSMSALLSALRGAGRQQLSVSTVATRQTTGSHVLRIDRYTQVSKLVGKDKRMRLETISVGGHDWRINCYPNGYSGTKDEGSHISLFIEKASHRENEEDPTIKVKASILDQAGMPSCTKTIPEIRASACTHIHGFGWNCFISHKDLDEEKHLKDDCLTILCDLTVVTGKCTEVALPPEPMVWAPAPWPSELHGQLVEAIWNKEKPDVTIQVGGETFVAHRWMLEARSPVLKEDLSLTSDLHVANMDAEVFKTLLQFIYTDYPPLVVEATTAEKLLVAADRYRLDKLKLVCEEVLCRHVAMDSVVATLVLAEQHSCPVLREACIRFLSSPGNLEAVVAADGFELLKTGCPSALLELVVNKAMRQEQ from the coding sequence ATGTCCATGTCCGCTCTCCTATCTGCCCTACGCGGCGCCGGCCGGCAGCAGCTCTCCGTTTCAACCGTCGCCACGAGGCAGACGACCGGCTCCCACGTTCTCCGGATCGACCGGTACACGCAAGTCAGCAAACTGGTGGGCAAGGATaagaggatgagattggagacgaTTAGCGTCGGCGGCCACGACTGGCGTATCAATTGCTATCCGAATGGATACTCTGGGACGAAGGACGAGGGCTCCCACATCTCCCTCTTCATCGAGAAGGCGAGCCACCGAGAGAATGAGGAGGACCCCACGATAAAGGTGAAGGCGAGTATACTCGACCAGGCCGGGATGCCATCCTGCACTAAAACTATTCCAGAGATCCGTGCAAGCGCCTGCACCCACATCCACGGTTTTGGCTGGAATTGCTTCATCAGCCACAAGGATCTCGACGAGGAGAAGCATCTCAAGGACGACTGCCTGACCATCCTGTGCGACCTCACCGTCGTCACCGGGAAGTGCACGGAGGTTGCCCTGCCGCCCGAACCCATGGTTTGGGCGCCTGCGCCATGGCCATCCGAGTTGCACGGACAACTGGTAGAAGCCATCTGGAACAAGGAGAAACCGGATGTCACGATCCAGGTCGGCGGAGAGACGTTCGTCGCGCACCGGTGGATGCTGGAAGCCCGATCCCCTGTACTCAAGGAGGATCTCTCGCTCACATCCGATCTACATGTCGCAAACATGGACGCAGAGGTGTTCAAGACTCTTCTCCAGTTCATCTACACTGACTACCCTCCCCTAGTTGTGGAGGCAACAACGGCGGAGAAGCTGCTCGTCGCGGCCGATAGGTATAGGCTCGATAAGCTGAAGCTAGTCTGCGAGGAGGTGCTGTGCCGGCATGTCGCCATGGACTCTGTCGTGGCCACTCTGGTCTTGGCGGAGCAGCACTCTTGCCCTGTTCTGCGGGAGGCGTGCATACGGTTCCTCTCTTCTCCTGGGAATCTAGAGGCGGTCGTGGCAGCGGATGGGTTTGAGCTGCTAAAAACTGGTTGCCCCTCTGCTCTCTTGGAGCTCGTGGTGAACAAGGCTATGCGGCAGGAGCAATAG